The following coding sequences lie in one Phaeodactylum tricornutum CCAP 1055/1 chromosome 12, whole genome shotgun sequence genomic window:
- a CDS encoding predicted protein has protein sequence MGASNYNGGGLRCGFCRCLIGFLALTGIGIFLAVHLTDANTPADLIPNNFKPSDFIPNWEEFFHEDPFNATGPDDAPRWRNSGNGLNLEIVNALDERWNVYFDRAVQEWDAGNPDVLDLTTSASSVDSSCQAVEGVMKVCNGNYGDTRWKGINEVIIENGVRIISSTAKMNEFYLSGGNDAQKQYTMCHEIGHGFGLPHTDENFNNANTGECMDYTSQPEANMQPGEANFLFLQEMYGTQTGGNTVASASEVPTDRRIPALRGSATISWFEDVVLSVWDDLIPKIEGRVDEREHEDGWQLVHRSLHGSAHEMYLGKGLVVRVHKLFSSERLE, from the exons ATGGGTGCCAGTAATTATAATGGTGGCGGTCTGCGCTGCGGCTTTTGCAGATGTCTCATCGGATTTCTCGCGCTGACTGGAATTGGCATCTTCCTGGCAGTCCACTTGACGGACGCTAACACCCCGGCAGATCTGATACCCAACAACTTTAAACCTTCCGACTTCATTCCGAACTGGGAAGAATTCTTTCATGAAGATCCGTTCAACGCGACAGGCCCAGACGACGCCCCGCGATGGCgaaacagtggcaacggacTCAACCTCGAAATTGTCAACGCTCTCGACGAGCGCTGGAATGTCTATTTCGACCGCGCAGTTCAAGAGTGGGATGCCGGGAATCCGGATGTTCTAGACCTGACGACGTCCGCCAGCTCCGTTGATTCCAGTTGTCAAGCAGTTGAAGGTGTCATGAAGGTTTGTAACGGAAACTACGGCGACACGCGCTGGAAAGGTATCAATGAGGTCATTAttgaaaatggtgttcgCATAATTTCGAGTACGGCTAAAATGAATGAGTTTTACTTGTCCGGTGGTAACGACGCACAGAAACAATACACGATGT GTCACGAAATCGGGCACGGCTTTGGATTGCCTCATACTGACGAAAATTTCAACAACGCCAATACAGGAGAATGCATGGACTATACATCTCAGCCCGAAGCAAATATGCAACCCGGAGAGGCcaatttcttgtttttgCAAGAAATGTATGGAACACAAACCGGCGGGAATACGGTAGCTAGTGCTTCAGAAGTGCCAACCGATCGACGCATCCCTGCACTCCGCGGTAGCGCCACTATTAGTTGGTTTGAGGATGTTGTTCTGTCGGTCTGGGACGACCTTATACCCAAAATAGAGGGTAGAGTTGACGAGCGAGAGCATGAGGATGGATGGCAGCTAGTCCACCGATCACTGCATGGCAGTGCTCACGAAATGTATTTGGGAAAGGGGCTGGTAGTTCGTGTTCATAAACTATTCTCGAGCGAGCGTTTGGAGTAG
- a CDS encoding nucleotide-binding protein (Transducin-like protein; involved in signal transduction) — MSSHPNNPSILSLWQLRQSGHCTARAFSNEIIRKRSMKALISTPSIRAPDKCVTSLDVHKLDCRYLLSGSMEGIVSVYDLSRWGASPLGKTGSEQQELVHQPIARSFIATATGQQSCEVPRGHSLAILSALWYPLDSGMFLSASTDGHVLLWDTNEMTPVTRLAPFEFENTSMGEEVFARPSCMEISLWSGNLAALGSRRVNAVKLVDIRTGTSSHSLTGHRAGISTVQWCPTAEHVLASGGQDGCIRIWDIRKAGSTGCLTTLDRDACQEPSVSNRFKADYSHLKITKQKLAPNDYHLAESKSIWSVEGSVTGLAFTPDGHSIVSTSSDGQMQLWDLRGPASMAPQRFTNSVGGRPLAKSKSTTHRRPLLITKNGNSSTVWVPNGRVLLGFSLEDDGSPTQILSGHLQGIQAIAEVPDTGEIITSSTDRLILTWGYPQPLHTFASSRKRRLEDDRDSW; from the coding sequence ATGTCATCGCACCCTAACAACCCCTCAATTTTGTCGCTGTGGCAGCTTCGACAGAGCGGCCATTGTACGGCAAGAGCATTTTCAAATGAAATCATTCGGAAGCGTTCTATGAAGGCGCTGATTTCAACACCCAGTATACGGGCCCCTGATAAATGCGTCACCTCGTTAGATGTGCACAAATTAGACTGTCGCTATTTGCTATCAGGAAGTATGGAGGGGATCGTGTCGGTATATGACTTGTCGCGGTGGGGAGCATCGCCTCTGGGGAAGACTGGTTCTGAACAACAAGAGCTTGTGCATCAGCCAATCGCGCGCTCGTTCATCGCAACTGCAACCGGTCAACAAAGTTGTGAAGTACCTAGGGGTCACTCCCTTGCTATTCTTAGTGCGCTCTGGTATCCGTTAGACAGTGGAATGTTTCTCTCGGCCTCTACCGACGGCCACGTTTTGCTGTGGGACACCAACGAAATGACTCCAGTCACAAGACTTGCCCCTTTTGAATTCGAAAACACTTCAATGGGAGAAGAAGTCTTCGCTCGGCCAAGCTGTATGGAGATATCTTTGTGGTCAGGTAATTTGGCGGCTTTAGGTTCGCGGCGGGTCAATGCCGTCAAACTCGTGGACATTCGGACTGGTACGTCATCACATTCCTTGACGGGACATCGAGCAGGGATATCTACCGTCCAATGGTGTCCAACGGCCGAGCACGTTTTAGCCAGTGGGGGTCAAGACGGATGTATACGCATATGGGATATTCGTAAAGCAGGAAGTACCGGGTGTCTTACTACTCTAGACCGGGACGCATGCCAAGAGCCTTCTGTTTCGAATCGCTTTAAGGCTGACTACTCTCATTTAAAAAtcacaaaacaaaaattgGCTCCAAATGATTACCATCTCGCGGAGAGCAAGTCTATATGGTCGGTCGAAGGATCAGTAACAGGGCTAGCTTTCACGCCGGATGGTCATTCCATCGTTAGCACCAGTTCTGATGGACAGATGCAACTTTGGGATTTGCGAGGACCCGCCTCCATGGCGCCCCAACGTTTCACAAATTCTGTTGGAGGACGACCCCTTGCCAAGTCGAAATCGACGACTCACCGAAGACCATTGTTAATCACAAAGAACGGAAACTCATCAACAGTATGGGTTCCGAATGGCAGGGTTCTACTTGGATTTTCGCTGGAAGACGATGGATCCCCTACTCAGATTCTCAGCGGTCACCTACAGGGAATTCAAGCAATCGCCGAGGTTCCGGATACAGGCGAAATAATCACTTCCTCTACGGATCGCTTGATTTTGACTTGGGGCTATCCACAACCACTGCATACATTTGCAAGCAGCAGGAAACGCCGACTCGAAGATGATAGAGACTCGTGGTAA
- a CDS encoding predicted protein: MEILCCDSLLNALSCSAFSCLLHVQDFNQLPAIFHRLPNEAFDFLFGLRYIAIDAYKCMESCQPRSSIESMMTSNTPKSNVSRACRCLCGSTIICLVLAGLAIFLAIRFTDSDSPGDVLPDDWEDLFDGENTFNATGPEDAPRWQNDGNGLSLQIIQALDERWMPYFERSVRQWDTGKPSVLDLFSVPVAQSSEVSSSCGPVEGSLKVCNGDYGETGWNGINELLLLDERIIIASTAKMNDYYLADASDNRKQYTMCHEIGHAFGLPHTNEDFRNENTGECMDYTNDPKVNMQPNQENFLFLSEMYGRLPSSGGVDDSDEPSRNQSSPTSQLPEGNRKRARDLRGSRRLLEHSIRYARDTVLPKIENRTDGKEHEDGWLLLHRSAQGSLHEFPLGPRISLRVRKLFP; the protein is encoded by the exons ATGGAAATCTTATGTTGTGATTCTCTCTTAAACGCTCTTTCATGTTCCGCGTTTTCATGTCTCCTTCACGTACAAGATTTCAATCAATTGCCTGCGATCTTCCATCGGCTTCCAAACGAAGCTttcgatttccttttcggaCTTCGTTACATAGCAATCGATGCTTACAAATGCATGGAAAGTTGTCAGCCCCGCAGCAGCATCGAATCTATGATGACCTCAAATACACCCAAGTCAAACGTTTCTAGAGCTTGCCGATGTCTTTGCGGAAGTACTATAATTTGTCTGGTTCTAGCTGGTCTCGCAATTTTCTTGGCCATCCGTTTTACAGATTCGGATTCCCCAGGCGATGTTTTGCCCGATGATTGGGAAGACCTTTTCGACGGTGAAAACACATTCAACGCCACCGGTCCGGAGGATGCACCTCGGTGGCAAAACGACGGTAACGGTCTCTCTCTTCAAATTATTCAGGCTCTCGACGAACGCTGGATGCCATATTTTGAGCGCTCAGTTCGTCAATGGGATACGGGTAAGCCGAGCGTTTTAGATTTATTCTCTGTGCCAGTTGCGCAAAGCTCGGAAGTTTCCAGCTCTTGCGGGCCAGTTGAAGGATCTTTGAAGGTATGCAACGGAGACTATGGGGAAACTGGATGGAACGGAATCAACGAACTGCTCTTGCTGGATGAGAGGATAATAATAGCAAGCACAGCCAAGATGAATGACTACTATCTTGCAGACGCCTCCGACAACAGAAAACAGTACACGATGT gTCATGAAATAG GGCACGCTTTTGGACTACCACACACGAACGAAGACTTTCGTAACGAAAATACAGGAGAATGCATGGACTACACAAACGATCCAAAAGTGAACATGCAGCCCAATCAAGAGAATTTTCTGTTCCTGAGCGAAATGTACGGTAGGCTACCAAGCTCGGGTGGAGTAGATGATAGTGATGAACCGTCCAGAAATCAATCTTCCCCGACTTCTCAGTTGCCTGAAGGCAATCGGAAACGTGCTCGAGATTTGCGTGGTAGTCGCCGATTGTTGGAACACTCCATCCGTTACGCCCGAGATACGGTACTTCCGAAAATAGAAAATCGAACTGACGGCAAGGAACACGAGGATGGTTGGCTTCTTCTGCATCGCTCGGCTCAAGGTAGCTTGCACGAGTTTCCATTGGGCCCAAGAATTAGTCTGCGTGTGCGCAAACTATTCCCTTAA
- a CDS encoding predicted protein yields the protein MTASVRILTTSSVDSNPAILLVEPDGSKILINCGEGSQRSFLDSQQRVSTVKAVCLTHLSYESIGGLPGMILTASDVQNATIENAKAAAAAKVRKSNNSTQLLPPFPTDTAQGLNVFGPEGTNSFLKSLRHFMRRDSFRLNVHEGLVEGIRVCLPKTRKRKSGQPVSEGAFFSVKSFPFVERRIGDRKRSRTLPERKTLSYLFWTPRFPGKFMANEAKRLGVPKGPMYGMLKSGNSVTFSDASGEQRTVTSNQTVQPDSPGIGVAVLRYPEDFFEEQLLVFFKQMTMKRVISSVGVELEIAIHIASRSSFGDKIARQWRDEFPSTVQHLLLDTDISADSHGTPFRSAAHGALCRSLVCPDLYVQVREPNTLRRPYGPELARAGSEFVLLPRGKVGFSDFVDYNIDDGKEKARTLVKDSGASTLAKELLAECALCVNESFSGELFFTGTGSAIPCKHRNVSGICLTSPNGNSILLDVGEGTVGQLLRANSGPTSSTLAHIKAVWISHPHADHHLGILRLLHDRKAPDPLLLMCPSPIISFLTEYCSMDSDLSSAYVAVNCNDLIRENAKASFLLKEALGIDSSFAVPVTHCPYSFGLILEGTCFGKLVYSGDCRPSSQLAKCALGADLLIHEATFEDGMEVEAALKRHSTIGEALSVGMEMKAKCVVLTHFSQRYPKVPPTPVNHEGSIPVIFAFDFMRLSPSNLVMASKVTPAIRLLYPEESEGRQGAETEAESIMAIPGLFAQSELL from the coding sequence ATGACAGCTTCGGTGCGAATTTTGACGACATCGTCTGTTGATTCCAATCCTGCCATTCTTCTCGTGGAGCCTGATGGATCCAAAATTTTGATCAACTGTGGAGAAGGAAGCCAACGGTCTTTTCTAGACTCCCAGCAGCGGGTTTCGACAGTGAAGGCCGTCTGCTTGACGCATCTGTCTTATGAATCCATCGGCGGCCTACCAGGGATGATTCTCACAGCTAGCGATGTTCAGAACGCGACCATCGAAAACGCAAAAGCTGCCGCCGCAGCCAAAGTTCGCAAAAGCAATAATTCTACACAACTTTTGCCCCCCTTTCCAACGGATACGGCACAGGGCCTCAACGTTTTTGGACCAGAAGGGACTAACTCTTTTCTCAAGTCTCTGCGGCACTTTATGAGACGAGATTCCTTTCGGCTGAACGTCCACGAAGGGCTCGTCGAGGGCATTCGTGTTTGTCTCCCAAAAACTCGTAAACGCAAAAGTGGTCAACCAGTTTCTGAAGGAGCTTTTTTTTCTGTAAAGAGCTTTCCTTTTGTGGAAAGACGTATCGGCGATCGCAAGCGTTCTAGGACTTTGCCGGAGCGCAAAACTCTTTCCTACCTCTTCTGGACACCACGTTTTCCAGGAAAGTTCATGGCCAACGAAGCGAAAAGGCTTGGGGTACCGAAAGGACCTATGTATGGGATGTTGAAAAGTGGGAACAGTGTGACCTTTTCCGACGCTTCTGGCGAACAACGTACAGTGACAAGCAATCAGACTGTGCAACCAGATAGTCCAGGAATAGGTGTCGCTGTATTGCGGTATCCCGAAGATTTCTTTGAAGAGCAGCTTTTAGTATTTTTCAAGCAAATGACAATGAAGAGAGTAATAAGCTCGGTGGGAGTTGAATTGGAAATTGCGATCCATATTGCTAGTCGGAGCTCGTTTGGTGACAAAATTGCGCGGCAATGGAGAGACGAATTTCCGTCCACCGTACAGCATTTACTGTTGGACACCGATATTAGCGCGGACTCACATGGCACCCCGTTTCGATCAGCGGCGCACGGCGCGTTATGTCGATCTCTCGTTTGCCCGGACCTGTATGTACAGGTTAGAGAGCCAAATACGTTGAGACGACCATATGGACCTGAGCTGGCTCGTGCGGGCTCAGAATTCGTTCTACTACCTCGGGGTAAGGTTGGCTTTTCAGACTTCGTTGATTATAACATAGATGATGGCAAAGAGAAAGCGAGAACTTTAGTGAAGGACTCGGGAGCTTCCACGTTGGCGAAGGAGCTTTTGGCTGAATGCGCTCTATGCGTGAATGAATCATTTTCAGGGGAGCTCTTTTTCACAGGTACCGGGTCCGCAATACCATGCAAGCATCGGAATGTGTCCGGAATTTGTCTCACCTCACCGAATGGAAACTCTATTCTTCTTGACGTTGGAGAAGGAACAGTTGGACAACTCCTCCGCGCAAACAGTGGTCCAACATCAAGTACACTTGCACACATCAAAGCTGTGTGGATCTCGCATCCACATGCTGATCATCACTTGGGGATTCTACGATTACTCCACGATCGGAAGGCGCCCGACCCCTTGTTACTAATGTGTCCATCACCCATTATTTCGTTCCTGACGGAGTATTGTTCCATGGATTCTGACCTGTCGAGCGCATACGTTGCCGTTAATTGCAATGATTTGATCCGAGAAAATGCAAAGGCGAGCTTTCTACTGAAAGAGGCTCTCGGAATTGATAGTAGCTTTGCGGTTCCGGTGACTCACTGTCCATACTCTTTTGGCTTGATTTTAGAGGGCACTTGTTTTGGTAAGCTTGTCTACAGTGGCGACTGTCGTCCTTCCAGCCAGCTCGCCAAGTGTGCTTTAGGCGCTGACTTGCTAATCCATGAAGCTACTTTTGAAGACGGAATGGAAGTTGAAGCGGCCTTGAAAAGGCACTCTACCATTGGAGAGGCTCTTTCGGTTGGAATGGAAATGAAAGCCAAATGCGTCGTGCTTACGCATTTTTCGCAGCGATATCCAAAGGTTCCACCAACTCCAGTCAACCACGAAGGATCAATCCCGGTCATCTTTGCGTTCGATTTCATGCGTCTGTCACCCAGCAACTTAGTGATGGCCTCCAAGGTGACTCCGGCAATTCGTCTTTTGTATCCCGAGGAAAGCGAAGGAAGGCAAGGCGCGGAAACTGAAGCAGAGTCTATAATGGCAATTCCTGGACTGTTCGCACAGAGCGAACTCCTGTAG
- the DEI1 gene encoding delta-3,5-delta-2,4-dienoyl-CoA isomerase (Contains peroxisomal targeting motifs. Converts 3,5-enoyl-CoA to 2,4-enoyl-CoA.) — protein MDNASRPHPLNDEFAYVEICTFPEIPHVTVVRLDRPRKRNAINSAFWNEIGRVFEIIGSIGDGCRCVLLTGNGAAFCAGIDIGDVAFFPTASPTSTDVAHVGISFLPKLKAMQDCFTALEQCSVPVVAAIHGQCIGAGIDLICATDVRLCSSEAVFSVREVALGLAADVGTLQRLPKITGNQSLVHELCLSGRDFHAMEALGIGLVSRISENVFADALHLCATIASHSPVAVHGTKKSLLYARNHSVADGLDQIGAYNALALQTMDLPAAFATRSQKESPCFNDIPAFSKL, from the coding sequence ATGGATAATGCTTCTAGGCCACACCCTCTCAATGATGAATTCGCCTATGTTGAAATATGTACCTTTCCCGAAATTCCTCATGTAACCGTAGTTCGTCTTGACCGCCCGCGCAAGCGCAATGCCATAAACTCTGCATTTTGGAACGAGATTGGGCGTGTCTTCGAAATAATCGGCAGCATTGGTGACGGGTGTCGCTGCGTACTCCTTACGGGAAATGGGGCAGCCTTCTGTGCGGGAATTGACATAGGCGACGTTGCGTTTTTTCCTACGGCGTCGCCCACGTCGACAGACGTGGCCCATGTTGGCATATCATTTCTGCCAAAATTGAAAGCAATGCAAGACTGTTTTACGGCGCTAGAGCAATGCTCGGTGCCGGTTGTTGCCGCTATTCATGGTCAGTGTATTGGGGCGGGTATCGACTTGATTTGTGCAACGGACGTACGGCTATGCTCTTCAGAAGCGGTATTTTCTGTCCGTGAAGTGGCTTTGGGCTTGGCAGCAGATGTTGGCACGTTGCAGCGGTTGCCCAAAATTACTGGTAATCAGTCGTTGGTTCACGAGCTATGCTTGTCGGGCCGAGACTTTCACGCGATGGAGGCGCTCGGCATTGGGCTCGTGAGTCGAATTTCTGAAAATGTTTTTGCCGATGCTCTGCATCTTTGTGCCACAATAGCTTCACACAGTCCAGTCGCTGTACACGGGACCAAAAAGTCGTTGCTGTACGCAAGAAATCATTCGGTAGCAGATGGTTTGGATCAGATTGGAGCATACAACGCGCTCGCGTTGCAGACTATGGACCTTCCAGCGGCTTTTGCGACACGCTCGCAGAAGGAATCTCCATGTTTCAATGATATCCCGGCCTTTTCAAAACTTTAG
- a CDS encoding predicted protein: protein MLADATFTILNSCRSWISKFLLVKRLPWRLLCLSASLFSLYILLLRKSLFGDGPTLQGGSIGRKFDNSLKRLLFRRRARMYRQRFKAEFGFDLPRVSEKSANSIGVPVLLNTWLAESLFLAKHRKNSRMTAELSLSAVDSETHVFRLMQFDVSSWYRPLSSWQGNSAVIWNEIEIEQWIDIKFASFQGIGAMWSKHERIQFWGMCAVYFYGGVFVDHNIRSRTALPIFKAAFGQDRFWHQLNEDGSLHYLASTPKHPKLECILDEILTRRNERGANSIAWSHVTQLLQLHIWTGFDKYKPACCPIVYEQRNWSLSSTSKQDFLPVNEEMVVAPSALVKRFDVSVQEQPSTRSVIGIPKEPWSKVLNDNQCSPGWLCNRCLRFPWFGSFSNCKSVCRSCYTDQICAANDIDLTDEIVVEVIVRERPGNHTNRIPRIIHQTWFEELHTARYPHLQRLQNSWKASGWDYRFYTDEDARMFIQKNFAKRFTSAYDAIIPGAFKADFFRLLVLLKYGGIYSDFDVQLDTNLDYFVTKDLSFFVPRDVAIDHWAGGNYCVWNGLIGAAPGHPIVAQAVEDILNRISRREDYLDIESSLCRGNLDAEIWKLRSFPILLVTGPCALGISLNKVLGHHNLVNEILPGWMIFSQHMTEDKAEMSDNWGDILILHTDRHDLGELRFSDLGRNLLVASSNQDYFARSAVLFEADPQKMPQHYSKSESDIVGSTATYKDDKVSKERVVVKVTFTVR, encoded by the exons ATGCTCGCTGATGCGACCTTTACGATACTCAACAGTTGCAGGAGTTGGATATCGAAATTTTTGTTAGTTAAACGTCTGCCCTGGCGTCTCTTGTGTTTATCTGCATCGCTCTTTTCGCTGTATATTCTCTTGCTCCGAAAATCTTTATTCGGCGATGGTCCCACCTTGCAGGGAGGTTCGATAGGTCGGAAATTCGACAATTCCCTCAAGCGCCTTCTATTTCGAAGACGAGCTCGAATGTATCGGCAGCGCTTCAAAGCCGAATTTGGTTTCGATTTACCCCGAGTATCGGAAAAGTCTGCAAATTCTATCGGAGTTCCTGTTTTGCTCAATACATGGCTTGCTGAATCACTCTTTCTGGCCAAACATCGCAAAAACTCTCGGATGACTGCAGAATTGTCTTTGAGTGCGGTGGATTCGGAGACGCACGTTTTTCGACTGATGCAATTTGATGTGAGTAGCTGGTACAGGCCTCTCTCTTCCTGGCAAGGAAACAGCGCAGTGATTTGGAATGAGATTGAAATCGAGCAATGGATTGACATCAAGTTTGCAAGCTTTCAAGGTATCGGCGCGATGTGGTCAAAGCACGAGCGAATTCAATTCTGGGGTATGTGCGCAGTATATTTTTATGGTGGAGTTTTCGTGGATCACAATATACGCTCGAGGACAGCTCTCCCTATTTTTAAGGCGGCTTTCGGCCAGGATCGCTTTTGGCACCAGCTTAACGAGGACGGTTCCCTTCATTATCTTGCCTCAACACCCAAGCACCCAAAGCTCGAGTGtattttggacgaaatcttGACTCGTCGGAACGAGCGTGGGGCAAACTCTATTGCTTGGTCACATGTAACACAATTACTACAGCTACATATCTGGACAGGTTTTGATAAATACAAGCCCGCGTGCTGTCCTATAGTTTACGAACAGAGGAACTGGTCCCTATCTTCGACATCGAAGCAAGATTTCCTCCCAGTTAATGAAGAGATGGTTGTCGCACCGTCAGCCCTAGTCAAACGCTTCGATGTATCAGTTCAGGAGCAGCCATCCACGAGGTCGGTAATTGGGATTCCGAAAGAACCGTGGAGCAAGGTGCTCAACGACAATCAATGCTCGCCGGGATGGCTGTGCAACCGTTGTCTACGCTTCCCATGGTTTGGGAGCTTCTCCAATTGTAAATCTGTATGCCGCTCTTGTTACACAGATCAAATATGTGCGGCCAACGACATTGACCTAACAGATGAGATTGTAGTTGAAGTCATTGTCCGCGAGCGTCCTGGCAACCATACCAATCGTATTCCTCGGATCATACATCAAACGTGGTTTGAAGAACTACATACAGCGCGGTACCCTCATCTGCAGCGATTGCAAAATTCATGGAAAGCATCGGGATGGGATTATCGTTTCTACACCGACGAAGACGCTCGGATGTTCATACAGAAGAATTTTGCTAAAAGGTTCACTTCTGCGTATGATGCCATTATTCCGGGGGCGTTCAAGGCCGACTTTTTTAGACTACTTGTATTGCTAAAATACGGTGGTATTTACAGCGATTTCGACGTGCAACTCGATACTAACTTGGACTACTTTGTCACTAAAGACCTTTCATTTTTTGTTCCGAGAGACGTTGCAATCGATCATTGGGCTGGGGGGAATTACTGTGTTTGGAACGGTCTTATTG GGGCAGCTCCCGGTCATCCAATCGTTGCACAGGCGGTCGAGGATATTTTGAATCGCATTTCGAGGAGGGAGGACTATCTTGACATAGAAAGCAGTCTTTGTCGTGGAAACCTTGACGCTGAAATATGGAAACTCCGAAGCTTCCCCATCCTCCTTGTGACAGGTCCTTGCGCCTTGGGAATATCGCTGAACAAAGTCTTGGGCCATCACAACCTGGTCAATGAGATCCTTCCTGGATGGATGATTTTCTCGCAACATATGACGGAGGACAAAGCTGAAATGAGTGATAATTGGGGAGATATTCTGATCTTGCATACCGATCGACACGATTTAGGGGAGCTACGCTTCTCCGATCTTGGGAGAAACTTGCTTGTTGCTTCGTCAAATCAAGACTATTTCGCTAGATCTGCAGTCCTTTTTGAGGCCGATCCACAAAAGATGCCTCAGCATTACAGCAAAAGTGAGAGTGATATAGTGGGTTCAACAGCGACTTACAAAGATGATAAGGTTTCCAAGGAACGAGTTGTCGTAAAGGTCACATTCACAGTGAGGTGA
- a CDS encoding predicted protein, with the protein MTLSTSSNRGPLGPFLHSTPLMPRPHDPFLGLASHCIRDTFGPTVQLTADALQSRGGESTLRQILSHVKMKTPKPARRLGLKAGSSPTDAVSVRASLMVLIQHSIVTVQYTKQQQGVATYTYKYQAEQAIYIPRYGKYIEYVKKALDATAACVVETLLLAGRLRTVDLILQAVEREDLPKSDRYTDRQMVVDSFWKLTNGGFLQLVEPIKLLSQDDDEEAEFEEVQVPPHKKAKVATSIGTGEDPAAVTILTSNSHYKSTLPVDAVWRVNIRMLHDSIRAFCVGRLVAEIFGHKVQSAGSLVTAALKYRANQEHVEAKKEGLTVAASDISSFAPQDIVHFLPKTVVQGLEKKMGGVTMAVSSAWEELSVVRNPTVVRRVGDDRYEIACSQLVAYLRKRTVHQIVHDRHGEVAARVVSILGKKGWLESDNLASFAMIPAKDTREVLHQLYRSQYVELFQLANSRQHNPASTIYLWLVHEQRLVQKAIANVASSLWYVRLRRQHQIEIGKDWIERAQQADDTDENDHEMDKVSYEMFCLGLERLDCSTLQLDETLMVLQDF; encoded by the coding sequence ATGACGTTGTCTACTTCCAGTAATCGTGGTCCATTAGGACCTTTCTTGCACTCTACACCACTGATGCCTCGACCTCACGATCCTTTTCTAGGTCTTGCATCGCACTGTATTCGAGATACATTTGGGCCTACAGTGCAGCTTACTGCCGATGCACTGCAAAGCCGGGGCGGAGAATCGACGTTGCGGCAAATTCTTTCGCATGTAAAGATGAAGACACCAAAGCCGGCTAGGCGGCTGGGGCTGAAAGCTGGCAGTAGTCCGACTGACGCCGTATCTGTACGCGCATCTCTTATGGTACTTATTCAGCATTCGATTGTGACTGTGCAGTACACtaaacagcaacaaggagTGGCAACGTACACTTACAAATACCAAGCAGAGCAAGCAATATACATTCCACGATATGGCAAATACATTGAGTACGTCAAGAAGGCCCTGGATGCGACGGCGGCGTGCGTAGTTGAGACACTTCTCCTTGCGGGCCGTCTCCGTACAGTCGATCTTATATTACAAGCAGTTGAACGGGAGGATTTGCCCAAGTCTGATCGTTATACGGATCGTCAGATGGTAGTGGATTCGTTTTGGAAACTTACCAATGGCGGGTTTTTGCAGCTTGTGGAACCAATAAAGCTCCTATCacaggacgacgacgaagaagcggaaTTTGAAGAGGTCCAGGTCCCGCCTCATAAGAAGGCCAAGGTTGCCACATCCATTGGGACAGGCGAAGACCCGGCAGCCGTCACAATATTGACTTCCAACTCTCATTACAAGAGTACACTCCCTGTGGACGCGGTCTGGAGAGTAAACATTCGAATGCTCCACGATTCCATACGAgccttttgtgttggccGACTGGTTGCTGAAATTTTTGGGCACAAGGTTCAGTCAGCTGGTAGTCTTGTAACAGCGGCGCTTAAGTATAGGGCTAACCAAGAGCATGTCGAAGCAAAAAAGGAAGGCCTTACTGTTGCAGCGTCTGATATATCGTCATTTGCACCGCAAGACATTGTTCACTTCCTTCCGAAAACTGTCGTACAGGGTCTCGAAAAGAAGATGGGAGGGGTCACAATGGCCGTGAGTTCGGCATGGGAGGAGTTGTCGGTTGTGCGCAATCCAACCGTCGTTCGACGCGTGGGAGATGACCGCTATGAGATTGCTTGCTCGCAACTTGTGGCGTATCTACGCAAGCGTACAGTACACCAGATCGTCCACGACCGACATGGTGAAGTGGCTGCTCGTGTAGTTTCCATTCTTGGAAAAAAGGGATGGCTGGAATCGGACAACTTGGCTTCGTTTGCAATGATACCAGCCAAGGACACGAGGGAAGTTCTACATCAACTGTATCGCAGCCAGTACGTTGAATTGTTTCAACTTGCAAACTCTCGACAGCACAACCCTGCGAGTACGATCTACCTCTGGCTTGTCCATGAACAGCGATTGGTACAAAAGGCTATCGCTAATGTTGCTTCTTCTCTGTGGTATGTACGTCTACGACGACAGCATCAAATCGAAATAGGTAAGGACTGGATCGAGAGAGCCCAACAAGCTGACGATACGGACGAGAACGATCACGAAATGGACAAAGTAAGCTATGAAATGTTTTGCTTGGGGCTGGAACGATTAGACTGTTCGACTTTGCAACTCGATGAGACCTTAATGGTCCTTCAAGATTTTTAG